From Permianibacter aggregans, a single genomic window includes:
- a CDS encoding FAD-binding oxidoreductase, with translation MQTFPIELVENAPISANTRVLRFKKTDGSNFAFRPGEFVSLHIPDENGDILKRSYSIATLTDNPLDAQVLELVASFVENGRATKWIWQAKPGAEIAYAGPLGQLVLPEEKPGRLILMATGTGVAPYRSMLHQLRPWLEQGLEVHVLFGVRERQEAFYLDDFRATAKAHPNFHFSLCLSRQRAETKDEFSGRVTARLAALVPNMERDLVYLCGNPAMVDETYAMLKAAGFGVRSVRREKYVFSRN, from the coding sequence ATGCAAACGTTTCCCATCGAACTGGTCGAAAATGCACCGATCAGCGCCAACACCCGCGTTCTACGCTTCAAGAAAACCGACGGCAGTAACTTTGCGTTTCGTCCCGGTGAATTCGTTTCACTGCACATCCCCGATGAAAACGGCGATATCCTGAAACGTAGCTACAGTATTGCAACACTGACCGACAACCCGTTGGACGCGCAGGTACTGGAACTGGTGGCGAGCTTTGTCGAAAACGGTCGCGCCACCAAATGGATTTGGCAGGCCAAACCCGGCGCCGAGATTGCCTATGCCGGCCCGCTGGGACAGTTGGTGTTACCGGAAGAAAAACCCGGTCGGTTGATCCTGATGGCGACCGGCACCGGTGTCGCACCCTACCGATCAATGCTGCATCAATTGCGGCCATGGCTGGAGCAAGGGCTGGAAGTGCATGTGCTGTTTGGTGTCCGTGAGCGTCAGGAAGCGTTTTATCTGGACGATTTTCGCGCGACCGCGAAAGCCCATCCAAACTTTCATTTTTCCCTGTGCCTGTCGCGCCAGCGGGCCGAAACAAAAGATGAATTCTCCGGTCGGGTCACCGCCCGGCTGGCCGCGCTAGTGCCCAACATGGAGCGCGATTTGGTCTATCTTTGCGGCAACCCGGCAATGGTCGATGAAACCTATGCGATGCTGAAAGCCGCCGGTTTTGGTGTGCGCTCAGTGCGCCGGGAAAAATACGTCTTTTCGCGCAATTAA